In Sesamum indicum cultivar Zhongzhi No. 13 linkage group LG8, S_indicum_v1.0, whole genome shotgun sequence, the sequence AAAGCCAAAGAATGGTGGAATCTCCACGCaaaacttcaagaaaaaattcaaaaccacGAGGGTTGCACACGCGATTAACGgaacattttcaagaaaccCAGGAAAAACACCAGCCACATATATACCTGAATCTTGATCCTCTTtgtttttatccttttatccCTTCAGAATCTAGATCTTTCATTGAGATGATTTCCAGTTGAATTCTGTCAAGAAGCAGGAAGAGTGGgaaaaatttgtgtaaaatcTTATATTTCATTGAAGAAAAACGCAGGGCTGTGAGTACGTATATACGAGAGTCTAAAAACGGCTGGGTAAAGGTGTTAATTTAGTAAAGAAAGCGCACGAACAGTTACAGCAACTTTATTTCCAAGATTTAACTTCTCCACAAAAAacatggggaaaaaaaaactaaacaaaaaaagggaACCGTTTgtatcaaattggatataaaaatgataatattggttaattagattattaatttattagatatagatattactatagctaatttacataattccattggaattattaaccaaacacgcaattctatgtattattgcttaattaaattatataatagcgagaaattgacagaaaattcttagaaataattcaaaaattatatttaaaaaatcctatgttattaaagagggaaaatgaagtttttaatgataacctaatttaaaaatgttattaaaaatgatagttataaatatatgaggGGTTTGGTTAAATGAATTCCTATTaattacttgataaattataaatattttttggaacCTAAAGTGTTTAGTTATTATGAAGAACTAGAACgaagatttatatttcgatagaaatgaaatattaaagaattattaggaATTGtgcgaataatatttaatattttatataaaagaaattacgatattctcgacatattaattatatgtggtataactcattataggatacggaaatcagaagaaaaggaaacagGAGACTGTTCTTCTACCGCCCACCAATGTATTCTgatatttatgcttttatattccctctttatttttttgattaattctttaccttttttaacattttattataaataccaaacaattattattcatataatatttatatgtaaaaaatattatcacatcaaattaaattattatacattttttacatATGAAAGTATCAAATATTCAGGaccattttaatatttatatgtttttagaaatgaaatacatgATTTTTGTCCTAgaatattattagttaatttgtttttgtgttgaatatattatgaaactatattgtttaaataacAAAGGAGATTTCgcattatttttccaaaatatatGGGGGTGTtgtgcaatttacccttttttttataatagttttattCAGTGCagtttctattttaaatttgtgttcTATTTTTGTGtcttacataaataaaatatataaattccagatacatttaagtaaataaattatattcaatagTTGAGTTGGGCGTGCAATGAAACCTATCACTATAGTTGAAATTGAGACTTCCGGAGTACGTGTTGAAGACTTTGATGATGTTTCAAAATTCGTACTTatctaatttgatttgatctcCTCCTAGTTTTTAGATCTATCAcgactaataaaatttattttaaaataaaatctaagtgtttgaaatatcttaaatttaaaaccattcaaataaattcaaaaactcGGGATTTAATATCCCCGATTCCAAATGACAATTATAAAAGTTGCACACACGTAAAGTGTGCCACAAATTATCAGCTTTGATAAAggaatttaaatgaatttgtataaaataaatcaaaattcttcaacagtcaacaaaatataatttcaaattatagtaatttttttgtaaatgaattttaaattcgtcgtaacaaataatttgaatatatatgaataattataaattttaagaatttgaaatcattttattctaattttgaactCAACTTTAATGAATTCgaatgaatttcaaaattacttTCGAATGGGGCATTATTAGAAGTCAAtcactaatttttcttttgaaatctcagttattaaattacttatttgttgataatttaaaaacccaaaaaaagtAGAAAGGTGCTTTTGATGCCATTTTGTTTGAACAAGAGTCGGTCAATTCCATCTTTGTAGATCAACGCTGTCGAGCAATCCCTCTCCACCGCCGGCTGGTTTTTATCGTCTGGTGCACATGAAGGCGGTGGGATTGCTGGCTGCGGAGGAGAAGAATCCGGCCGCCGCACCTGTGGTGTCTATGCAGAGGCGTCTGCCACCACGGAGGAGGAGCAACCAGGTAATCGGCGGCCATGGGAAGGGCCAAGGCCTTGACATGTTTCAGTTCCACCACCGTAGCTCGCAGAAGTTGTATCCTCtttgcaaaatataaataaaagaatgaaatgGTGCTTTTGCTGATCatcattttgatcaaattttggGTACTTTTTTTCTTGAGTTAGAAATCAAACAAGAGCGGCTTTGTTTGGTTTCCTTTTTTGGAATGTCCGGTGCGTCAAAACTCACTCAATGTTTTCCTGTTTTTTTCTTACACTTGATCCgcatgaattttttattttgagctTTCTacgtataatatatataacatacatacatacataaatataatataaaaaaataatttgattataaacagtaatttttattttcaaaaaacataatattaaacataaacacttatatatatacatatatgtatataaatatataaaataaaatatgattatacaacgaacattaatttttgtctgaaaaaagtacaacattaaacatacaatatttttctataaaaatacatgcaaaatagatataatttgacgataaatagttatttttgtCTCTTAAATCCCAACATTAAACCTAcactacttattttaaaatattttaagttacctttaaaaataagttcaaacatacaatatattttcaatacacACTTATTTTCTctacttttctctttttatctccaaaattcaaaataaatacaaaaaacaaaaccaatcaCAATGATGATATTTGAtccaatttatttgaatttataattaagatttgattgaaataaattattggagttcattaaattatatactcaataaataatgaatataatatatatatatatcttttttttgttccAACTAGTTATCTGATTATGTCATTTGCAATAAGAATATCCTTTtcatgaattaaataaaataagaaaaagataaattattatttcttagatgttatattaattacataactaaatataatgtattcgctatataattaatttaaatttaattggggttaaattatttttgggagGTGAAATTGagcaataataaaatgaattggTAGAAAGCTTGGATATAAAGAATTAGTGGTTGGGTGTTTATGTGATAGAATGATGAATTAGGAAAAATGGTGGGTGGGAGTGGGATATATAGTGTGGGTATTGGGGTTGGTGGgggaataaataattacacacgCATGCACAAAATCCATCACTTACAACATTTCATCAAACTCCTCCTTTCTCCAATCATCACATTATTATCCTACCTGGACAATATTCActtcttatatatacatatatatgcatttgaATTGCTGGATTGAAtctagataaaaaatatttaaaattttttaatttgaaaataatttaaaattctgtagatttaaaattatccgaacaaattaaaataatttattattaaaaatttaaatttttagtttcatttttcttttgcgACTAGATGGTATAAACTCTTGAGAGGataaatggatatatataaatatattacaagatggtaaatttatactatttactaaaaatatgaTCCTTAAAGTAACTCACTTGGacgataaaataattttttgacaaaaacatCCTcgaatgtatttatttattatacataaaaagttcaaaaacaaaataatacatataaggtataaaaatagaataggCCAACATTGagtgtattttgttttgtgtcGATAATtgcccaaaaataaaatcaaacatagtATAATGTCACATTGACTTATAAGCCTACTtgtgatttaaatattactacCACTTTCATGTCATTAGCCTATCACCTATACTACCTGCATCAGTACTATTCATGACTTATaagtttctttttaatttcaatttaataatccaAAGAACTAAATTGAGTTAGATTGTATTGTATGGTTCATGTTTTTGCTGACTTTAGGAGAGATCCACTTGAAACAATTAATTAccatattattgtaattataataatacataaaggcttcatacatttatataaacttttagaAGTCAAATTTCAGCATCTTGGATTGGGGTTAGTGGTCTGTGAATgtgaatcttttttttttttattttttattttttggattttcatACTTAATATACACCACACTAACTATTAATTGCTTTTGCACGATGAAATTCCACTCATTTACACTGAAACAGATAAATAGCACCTCCATCTTtatcaatatcaattaaaagtcgtagtaaataactattattaatcatgataaaaaaaaattgatgtaaaaagTTAGTTTATTCGTcgtgaaaaaaatatgcacCGCGATTATTAGTTATAAACaaagccatgacaaatattttagtcatacTTGTAAAAATCACGAGCAGAAAATATTGCATGACTGTGGAAAATGACTGTTGAGTTCGAGTATTCATTTTTAACCATGGAATAAAAGGACTGATGATTTgggtaaaaataatttattttaaataaaaattataataactcataTAAAGTGAGACAAACTCTTacataaaatagtaaaatatctACACATTTAATAATACTTAAATTCATAACTTCGAACTTGTTGATTGCTTTTCAACACTGGAAATATTTGACATAGTCAGGCATTTCTCTGTCATAATTTCGTTGGATTCTTTTATAACTAcccttttcttgaaatttgattaagcttgatttttgcttttgcattattttttatttattggtgTAGGAAAAAACATGGATGCTCCACGTACGGTATTCAGAtgattaaagaaacaaaagaaaaagaatatttatatatatagggaaaaatattcTACAGCTCACTAAGGAATAATACtttgaaattctgaaaaagatcTGTTGATAACAAAAAAGTGGTCGTGGTGATAGTTTTTggatgttttgttttgttttattttatgaaaatagattgagaaaaataaaaataaataaatatttattggaaATAGTGTATATGtctgaatttgtttttaaaaataatttataaataagtgTTATATGTTTGACGTTGTGTTttatgagacaaaaattactgtttattgtcaaattatgtctcttatatatatatatgtttgtgtatataactgttgtatgtttaatgttgtattttttaaaaacaaaaatcactgtttattgtcaaatcatctcttttatattatatttatatatatgaatgtgtgtgtttatatattatatataaaaagtccaaaaccaaacattcacccaaataaggtgtaaaaaaaACAAGCAAATATCGAGTGTGTTTGGGCCTATTTCAAAGATCCCCAAATATGAAATCAACAAGTTTTAAGCTgtttattctttgtttttgatAGAGAGAGAGTCAGAAAGATGTGCATGTGttgttttagtatttttaataggttgaattttatattttatattaatataaaataaattaaaacacattGAACTCTATGTTTATAGAAATatagacaaatattttttattatgttttagtACAGTGATGAATGAACAAATAAACGCAAATAAAAAAGCAAGTTTCTAACTTACAATAGacttttttaagatttttaaataccCACGATCcgtaataatatattttaattatttaaaagaattataaatattctattaaaattatcgCCGTCTAACATATGCTTTTTTGTGACTgtctattataaaagaatatttattgaacgattattaattttaatgaagtatttatattttttaaaataatgaaaagtatACGATAAGTTTTGAGAGaatcttttatgattttatctggaaaaaaaaaagaaaaagaaaaaggtggaAAGGGCTGACCCAAAAATTGTACAGAGGACCCCCACAGCAGATGACCAAATCAGAAGAAAGTAGTTTCCATTAATGCAAGAACCCTTTTTGTGTAACTTGTGGGAAAACTGATGAGAAGTTTGgagcaagaaaagaaaaaaagaaactgaaacAGCTGTAATAATGCAATCAAACAAACAGTGCCTTGACTGGCTGGGGAACATTTTTACTTAGGACAACACactgcaaaaaataataataaataaacaataaagaCAACAAAGTCAATAAGGGGAGGCCAAAGCCCAGAGTCTTGGCCTTTTGGCTGCAATTCTTGCCTGCACACCACCGAATCTATGACCCTCTTCTTCTCTGTAACAAAACCATAACCCTTCTCatcatttctctttttcttgaaaatttctctccttttttttctaatcttGATATATGTTTCTTGGGGTGTATACATAGAGTGGTTTCTTTGAGGATCAAGTTAGAGCAGACGCAGAATTGATATAATTAGTCTTCTTCTACCTTTGCcctttttggttttcttgatttggagAGTGGTGGATCggtaagttgaaaatttttgggaTGCCCATGTTGTGATTTTGGTtgatttcttgattcttggtGAATAAAGCTTGAATCTTGATTGTGTTCTCTGGGTTGGATATGTGGCTGATTGTTCATGATCAAGAATTTTGTTGTTCATGTTACAGGTTGTGGGTATTTCACTTTTACTGGGATTAGAAGGTAGATGTTGATTTGCAGAGGAGGAGGTTGAGGTTTTGTGGGATAAATGGATAGTCTGTGCTGTTTCAATTACTCACAGGTGaggttttttttatcttgtttaaGGTCTTTATGGTTTTTGCTTTTTGCtagtttttatttcttgtgtTAGGTTATAGGAGGATGATGGTCTCATAAATTTTGTGTTTCTGGTGAATTTTGTAGTTGGTCATATGCAACAGCAACTTGATTTATCTTTGAAATTTCTGCTAGGGTTTTTTTGTTGGACAGTGGGGTTATGGCTGAATTATGCTTTCTGTGGCATATAGTTCGATGGAGAAAGCATCTCCGTTTGCTTTCATGTCTGACATACTTGAAAGCTTGCTGGAATGCTTTCAATTTTGAGCTTAAACATTCGTTTTTGGGTGGAAGAAGTTGTCAGTTTGATGTTTCAACTGAGGATGAAGTTCTGTCGGATGTGGTTTCAATTCTATGGCGTCTGGGGTAGCTCCGACTATGTTTGAAACTTCTTTCAGAAATCAATGTGCATCCAGATAAACTTGATTTCGGTTTCTCTTCTCACCTTAGTGCATGCTGTGTAAATTACACTGTCGTAGTTGCATCTTTTCTGCATTACGTCGGTTCTAAGAAGTCTCAGGAACTGGGTTAATGTCAAATCTGCTCGTCATCTATTACCTAAAACTCGTATTATTTCTGCTCATTTTGTAGttaagttttcttctttttctttagcTTGCAGGGGGACGGTCGTCATGTGGCTCTGGCAAGGGAAGAAGCCATCAGGGGTCTGCCAAGTATGGGTACAGTTTAGTGAAAGGGAAGGCAAATCATCCAATGGAGGATTACCATGTTGCTAAATTTGTACAGGTTCACGGTCATGAGTTGGGGCTATTTGCTATATATGATGGGCATCTGGGAGATACTGTGCCGGCTTACTTACAGAAGCATTTGTTTTCTAATATCATAAAGGAGGTTAGTTGCTAAGCGACAGGATTCGTTGTGCTTTTGTCGTTTGCTATCTAGAACTTGAGAGCATGGACGTGGATATCTCATTGTTGGGAGATAACAATAGGATCAGGAGTGAcgatattgatgaattttggtTTGATAAGTGCAAGAGTTaactgaatgaaaatggtCAAAGACGGTGCATGTTTCTTACGCGGAAAATAGTGCAAAATTGTCTTTAGCTTCATCTTGGTAAATAATAACTGCAGAAACCTCACCCTCGTTGAAGATACACTAAATGTAATGTACTATTTAGTTTGAGGACCATGTATTTATGACAATGTTATGACGTAGTCGCAGAAAGTGACTGGACTATGTATAACGTATGAATTGTCATGGATGACCTATTTAGTTGGATAGAATTTCTCTCCTTATAAATACTTAACTTCTTGTGCCCCTCACCGCAACCTGTTTTCTGCTACTCTTTTCAATTTGTTGTTGTCATAGTATGACTATGTTGAATTTTCCAGGAGGAGTTTTGGACCGACCCGGGCAGGTCTATTGCTAAAGCCTACGAGAGAACTGATCAGGCTATTCTCTCTCACAGTCCTGACCTCGGTAGAGGCGGGTCGACGGCGGTCACTGCAATTCTTATAAACAGCCGCAATCTGTGGGTGGCCAATGTTGGTGATTCACGAGGAGTGCTTTCCAGGAGGGGGCAGGCTATACAGATGACTGTTGATCATGAACCCAACACCGAGCGTGGTAGCATCGAAGACCGAGGTGGATTTGTCTCGAACATGCCTGGTAATGCTgaataactattatttatcTATGATAAGTTATTGAGACATCGTTTCAATTACGCTTATGGCTGTGTAGTAGCAAAGATGACGtagttaatgaaattttagaatttttataaagggAATTACAATGATTGAAATTGTCGGAGCACCACTATATGGGTCAGATTGTTGAGTAAATAAGAGTTTTACGCTTCCACATTTAAATTTCGTCCGGCAACTGTTGGGTCTGATATAGCAAGATAATCTAATTCTAtatcattcaaattttctctAAACCAAATAGTTAGAGAAGCAGGGTCTTGgcaatcaataattatgatttaagCTACTCCtacatttgaaaattcaagtaGTCGTGATTTCTAAGGAGAGTACCGAGTCACTGAGTACATGTATATGATGAGATGCTGAGCTGTTAAACTGGGTGttaatttgaaaatctttAGGGAGCTAATCCGTATTCTattgtgcgtgtgtgtgtaatttataCGACAAACATCCATAAGAACAATATCTTGGAAAACAGTCTATCtgtactttttttctttctttgtctaGTTCGCCAAAAGTTGACGAGCCATTTATGTTCTGAGCCATGTTCTTGAATTCTTACCTTGGGATTCATAGCAATGAAGACCTTATCTCTAGAGTACTGCTTGCTACTATGAGAACTTATCCCACTGGCCTTCTGTACCTACAATCACCCGACCACCGAAAAAGCCTAGGATATAAAATCTGCCAGAAAGAACTGGCCGATTAAGAAACTATAGGATATATTGCATGTCGATTGTTGCCAACTGATTTGGTAGATGTGTTAGAATAGCTCTTGACAATGGGAAATTTTGTATGTGTATACTTATAAGTGTAAACATACCCATTCAGTTCAGGAAAAAAGGATAAAACATGTCTATCTTCACCTAATCTGTGTTTAAATAACTTAACCTAATCTGTGCTTTCTTCACCAGGAGATGTTGCAAGGGTGAATGGCCAACTGGCCGTTTCTCGTGCTTTTGGAGACAAGAACTTGAAGACACATTTAAGGTCTGACCCGGATATCACAAATGCCAAGATTGATGCTGATACCGACCTCCTTATTCTTGCTAGCGACGGTTTATGGAAGGTCTCTTCTCTGCCCATAATTATCGTCTTTTTACCTTGTGCTTTCATTCATCATTCATAAACGCTATCTCTCTCCACTCTTCTACCCATAAAAACTCCAGGTAATGTCGAATCAAG encodes:
- the LOC105169228 gene encoding probable protein phosphatase 2C 9 isoform X1; its protein translation is MDSLCCFNYSQLAGGRSSCGSGKGRSHQGSAKYGYSLVKGKANHPMEDYHVAKFVQVHGHELGLFAIYDGHLGDTVPAYLQKHLFSNIIKEEEFWTDPGRSIAKAYERTDQAILSHSPDLGRGGSTAVTAILINSRNLWVANVGDSRGVLSRRGQAIQMTVDHEPNTERGSIEDRGGFVSNMPGDVARVNGQLAVSRAFGDKNLKTHLRSDPDITNAKIDADTDLLILASDGLWKVMSNQEAVDIAKKIKDPQKAAKQLATEALNRESKDDISCIVVRF
- the LOC105169228 gene encoding probable protein phosphatase 2C 10 isoform X2, whose product is MEDYHVAKFVQVHGHELGLFAIYDGHLGDTVPAYLQKHLFSNIIKEEEFWTDPGRSIAKAYERTDQAILSHSPDLGRGGSTAVTAILINSRNLWVANVGDSRGVLSRRGQAIQMTVDHEPNTERGSIEDRGGFVSNMPGDVARVNGQLAVSRAFGDKNLKTHLRSDPDITNAKIDADTDLLILASDGLWKVMSNQEAVDIAKKIKDPQKAAKQLATEALNRESKDDISCIVVRF